The Euphorbia lathyris chromosome 3, ddEupLath1.1, whole genome shotgun sequence genome contains a region encoding:
- the LOC136222558 gene encoding protein SENSITIVE TO PROTON RHIZOTOXICITY 2-like: MFAFQHTVSPITARGSNLSADEEFYSSQQTQSNFFSSETYDPIWFGDGTNNEATNCVIGDKGKATKKEKLSSNHQVVANYDVIELDATYLLAKYTHYCQVCGKGFKRDANLRMHMRAHGDEYKTNVALRNPTKNTDKSTSVNKEDLLPRKYSCPQDGCRWNQRHAKFHPLKSMICVKNHYKRSHCPKMYVCKRCNSKKFSVLSDLRTHEKHCGDLKWQCSCGTTFSRKDKLMGHLALFVGHTSAVATK; this comes from the coding sequence ATGTTCGCTTTCCAGCACACAGTTTCCCCCATTACCGCTCGTGGCTCAAATCTCTCTGCAGACGAAGAATTCTACTCCTCGCAACAAACACAATCTAATTTCTTCTCTTCTGAAACGTATGATCCGATATGGTTTGGTGACGGAACTAATAATGAAGCAACAAATTGTGTAATTGGCGACAAGGGTAAGGCGACGAAGAAAGAGAAATTGTCGTCTAATCATCAAGTTGTAGCTAATTATGATGTAATTGAATTGGATGCAACATATTTATTAGCTAAGTACACTCATTATTGTCAAGTATGCGGAAAAGGGTTCAAGCGAGATGCGAATTTGAGGATGCATATGAGAGCTCATGGCGACGAATATAAAACTAATGTTGCTTTAAGAAATCCGACGAAGAACACCGATAAATCAACAAGCGTAAATAAAGAGGATTTATTGCCGAGGAAATATTCGTGCCCGCAGGACGGTTGTAGGTGGAACCAAAGACATGCCAAATTTCATCCATTGAAATCTATGATATGTGTGAAGAATCATTACAAGAGAAGCCATTGTCCGAAGATGTATGTTTGTAAAAGGTGTAATAGCAAAAAGTTCTCTGTGTTGTCTGATTTGAGAACTCATGAAAAACATTGTGGGGATCTCAAATGGCAATGTTCTTGTGGGACTACATTTTCTAGAAAAGATAAGCTCATGGGTCATCTTGCTCTGTTCGTCGGCCACACTTCGGCCGTCGCTACAAAGTAA
- the LOC136224132 gene encoding probable histone H2B.3, which translates to MAPKAAEKKPAEKKPAEDKKAEKAPAEKKPRAEKKLPKEGASADKKKKRTKKSVETYKIYIFKVLKQVHPDIGISSKAMGIMNSFINDIFEKLAQESSRLARYNKKPTITSREIQTAVRLVLPGELAKHAVSEGTKAVTKFTSS; encoded by the coding sequence ATGGCACCAAAGGCAGCGGAGAAGAAGCCGGCAGAGAAGAAACCGGCGGAGGACAAGAAGGCCGAGAAGGCACCGGCAGAGAAGAAGCCGAGAGCAGAGAAGAAGTTACCAAAGGAAGGCGCATCCGCcgataagaagaagaagcgaACAAAGAAGAGCGTCGAGACCTACAAGATCTACATCTTCAAGGTGTTGAAACAAGTTCATCCTGACATCGGAATTTCCAGCAAGGCCATGGGGATTATGAACAGTTTCATCAACGACATCTTTGAGAAGCTTGCTCAGGAGTCATCTCGTTTGGCTAGGTACAATAAGAAGCCGACAATTACTTCTCGGGAGATCCAGACCGCCGTCAGACTTGTTCTGCCGGGAGAATTGGCCAAGCACGCCGTCTCTGAGGGTACTAAGGCCGTTACCAAATTCACAAGCTCTTAG